A section of the Paenibacillus yonginensis genome encodes:
- a CDS encoding ABC transporter permease — translation MKKFLNILAAERLKMSRSLLWLLVLASPVLAVLIGLLINEEFGNWPLLLGGMSMFHSMLFLPVLTGLFSSFICRYEHNQGGWKALLALPVTRNAVYWAKFLIVILLLALSQILLLAGILIVGRVRHLTGDIPWNMLLQSMLGGWIACFPLAALQMFFSLRWSSFAAPLVINVIFTVPNILIVNSATYGPYYPWAQPFLAMIPKGMQGYTFGAFSLPFENLMITVLGSFVVFAACGLVYFNRKEI, via the coding sequence ATGAAGAAATTTCTGAACATTTTGGCTGCCGAACGACTGAAAATGTCCCGCTCCCTATTGTGGCTGCTTGTTCTGGCAAGCCCTGTACTGGCCGTCCTTATCGGCCTGCTGATCAACGAGGAGTTCGGAAATTGGCCGCTCCTGCTCGGCGGCATGTCCATGTTCCATTCCATGCTGTTCCTGCCTGTGCTGACCGGGCTGTTCTCTTCGTTCATCTGCCGGTATGAGCATAACCAAGGCGGCTGGAAAGCGCTGCTGGCCCTGCCCGTCACCCGGAATGCCGTTTATTGGGCGAAGTTTCTGATCGTTATTCTGCTGCTCGCCCTGTCACAAATCCTGCTGCTGGCCGGCATTCTGATCGTCGGCAGGGTTCGGCATTTAACCGGAGATATTCCCTGGAATATGCTGCTGCAGAGCATGCTCGGCGGCTGGATCGCCTGCTTCCCGCTGGCGGCGCTGCAGATGTTCTTCTCCCTGCGCTGGTCCAGCTTTGCCGCTCCTCTGGTGATAAACGTGATCTTTACGGTGCCAAACATCCTCATCGTGAATTCGGCGACTTACGGTCCCTATTATCCTTGGGCCCAGCCCTTCCTGGCCATGATCCCTAAAGGCATGCAGGGTTATACGTTCGGGGCCTTCAGCCTGCCGTTCGAGAATCTGATGATTACGGTGCTGGGCAGCTTTGTCGTCTTTGCAGCCTGCGGGCTGGTCTACTTCAATCGAAAAGAGATTTAA
- a CDS encoding sensor histidine kinase → MRRYPKKSDGIKRKALKRVRVIRFRQSLLSRYLLILLVAVAFVPIFLPASFLGSWLVSRMIFPEPAVSPEVKLYQSSYDLTQMWHKEALQLKTATEDQILQRLKQLKQKYPAASLFRVDHEGRTTLQLPEQSRLPKFWSTEQLIDYMKNGQNGQQTFTIVAFIGDNPDTGRGFIAFELPRSLLNPSSVRRADGRFYGLLLAMLILLFVGMSYWFIRDIKRRLLRLSAAMDNPPAGGIPQPIKPGRPDEIGMLEQAFNGMIAELRLSRRREQEEEALRKSLISNLSHDLRTPLTVINSHLYSLKDEPLTEKGRSSVALMETKMDDLSGLIDHLLSYNLLISGKYKLEPHPQDVHRLVRESAAAWYPLWENRQIEPEIELGSQPLSWTVDSQAFRRVLDNLFQNIVRHAASGQYIGLFAEQRRGQAALAIRDRGPGMEADSTNKGAGLGLAIVDLLLKEMGLVRETESSSEGTTTWIYPRPGQLN, encoded by the coding sequence ATGAGACGGTACCCGAAGAAGTCAGACGGCATCAAACGAAAGGCCCTGAAGCGGGTCCGGGTAATCCGGTTCAGGCAGTCGCTGCTGTCACGGTATCTGCTGATCCTGCTTGTGGCTGTTGCTTTTGTTCCTATTTTCCTGCCGGCCAGCTTCCTGGGCTCTTGGCTGGTCAGCCGGATGATTTTCCCGGAGCCGGCGGTTAGTCCGGAAGTGAAGCTTTACCAGAGCAGCTATGACCTGACCCAAATGTGGCATAAAGAAGCGCTCCAGCTCAAAACGGCGACCGAAGATCAGATCCTCCAGCGGCTGAAGCAGCTGAAGCAGAAGTATCCCGCCGCTTCCCTGTTCAGGGTCGATCATGAGGGAAGAACAACCCTTCAGCTGCCTGAGCAAAGCCGCCTGCCGAAGTTCTGGTCTACAGAGCAGCTTATCGATTATATGAAGAACGGACAAAACGGGCAGCAAACCTTCACCATTGTTGCCTTTATCGGCGACAACCCGGACACAGGGAGAGGGTTTATCGCTTTCGAGCTGCCAAGATCGCTGCTGAATCCGTCTTCCGTCCGCAGAGCCGATGGCCGTTTCTACGGCTTGCTGCTGGCAATGCTGATCCTCCTGTTTGTAGGGATGTCCTATTGGTTTATCCGCGACATCAAACGCAGGCTGCTGCGGCTGTCCGCCGCGATGGACAACCCGCCGGCCGGAGGCATCCCGCAGCCGATCAAACCCGGACGGCCCGATGAAATCGGCATGCTCGAGCAGGCGTTTAACGGGATGATTGCCGAGCTCCGGCTCAGCCGCCGCAGGGAGCAGGAGGAGGAAGCGCTGCGCAAGTCGCTGATCAGCAATCTGTCCCACGATCTGCGCACGCCTCTGACGGTCATCAACAGCCATCTTTATTCGCTGAAGGATGAACCCCTGACAGAGAAAGGCCGCAGCTCCGTTGCTTTGATGGAGACAAAAATGGATGATCTAAGCGGTCTGATTGACCACCTCTTGTCGTATAACCTGCTGATCAGCGGCAAATACAAGCTGGAGCCGCATCCTCAGGATGTGCACCGGCTTGTCCGGGAAAGCGCTGCGGCCTGGTATCCTTTGTGGGAGAACCGGCAGATCGAACCGGAAATTGAGCTGGGCTCACAACCGCTGAGCTGGACAGTGGACAGCCAGGCCTTCCGCAGGGTGCTCGATAATCTGTTCCAGAATATCGTGCGCCATGCGGCTTCCGGGCAATACATCGGACTGTTTGCCGAGCAGCGCCGCGGACAGGCCGCTTTAGCCATCCGGGATCGTGGACCGGGCATGGAGGCGGACAGTACAAATAAAGGCGCAGGTTTGGGGCTTGCGATCGTCGACCTGCTCCTGAAGGAGATGGGGCTCGTTCGCGAGACCGAAAGCAGCTCCGAAGGAACCACCACATGGATTTATCCGAGGCCTGGACAGCTGAATTAG
- a CDS encoding ABC transporter ATP-binding protein produces the protein MNDFVIQTRGLTKTYKGRAAVDSLNLSIPKGEIYGFLGPNGAGKTTTIRMLLGLIRPTSGSVEIFGKDLRKERLSILKKVGSLVEYPSYYGHLNAIQNLEAIRRILEVPKSRIAEVLDIVSLTKEAKRAVKGYSLGMKQRLGIAAALLGSPELLILDEPTNGLDPSGIQEIRELIKQMPQEHGITVLVSSHLLSEVEQMAGSVGIIAQGRMVFQDSIKHLKEQSAGTISLRVSEADSALWLARDEGLVGELKDGNLRFSGLSDPQVAWLIRRLVENRHNIYRVEEKRQSLEDIFMQIVGTEGSL, from the coding sequence ATGAACGACTTTGTGATCCAAACACGCGGCCTGACCAAAACCTATAAAGGCAGAGCTGCGGTTGATTCGCTGAATTTAAGTATACCTAAAGGGGAAATTTACGGATTTCTGGGCCCAAACGGCGCTGGGAAAACCACCACCATCCGCATGCTGCTTGGTTTGATTCGGCCGACCAGCGGAAGCGTGGAAATCTTCGGCAAAGACCTGCGCAAGGAACGTCTGTCCATCCTGAAAAAAGTCGGCTCTCTGGTTGAATATCCTTCCTACTACGGCCATTTGAACGCCATACAGAACCTGGAGGCTATCCGGCGGATTCTTGAGGTGCCGAAATCGCGCATCGCCGAGGTGCTGGATATCGTTTCACTGACGAAAGAAGCCAAACGGGCGGTCAAGGGTTATTCGCTTGGCATGAAGCAGCGCCTTGGCATTGCCGCCGCTCTCCTCGGATCACCGGAGCTGCTCATTTTGGACGAGCCAACAAATGGACTTGATCCGTCCGGTATTCAGGAAATCCGCGAGCTGATCAAGCAAATGCCGCAGGAGCACGGCATCACCGTTCTCGTATCCAGCCACCTGCTCAGTGAAGTGGAACAGATGGCCGGTTCAGTCGGCATCATTGCGCAGGGCCGGATGGTATTCCAGGACAGCATCAAACATTTGAAAGAACAGTCGGCCGGCACGATTTCGCTTAGAGTGTCGGAAGCCGATTCCGCCTTATGGCTGGCCCGGGACGAAGGATTAGTTGGGGAATTGAAGGACGGGAACCTCCGCTTTTCCGGGTTGTCCGATCCGCAGGTTGCCTGGCTGATCCGGCGTCTGGTCGAGAATCGCCATAATATTTACCGGGTCGAAGAGAAACGGCAGTCGCTGGAGGACATCTTCATGCAAATCGTCGGAACGGAGGGATCGCTTTGA
- a CDS encoding ribose-phosphate diphosphokinase, with product MQQSKMRIFSGSSNKALTATICKQLGVEPGKIEISRFKSGEVYVHYEESIRNCDVFLVQSLSHPINELFVELLVMIDAAKRASAHTITIVLPYYGYARQERKSAPREPISAKMVADVLTTAGASRVVTLDLHAPAIQGFFNIPVDHLTALDLMTEYLLSKNIQNPVIVSPDAGRASMAEKLASGMDSPFAIMIKKRPAHNQSVITHVIGDVEGRTPIIIEDLIDTGSTILQVVEGLKERGAGDAIVCATHGLFSDKGLARLDHPNIREVVITDSIELAAEELLIPRLHMLSVAPLFSRAIRYIMEGGSIATMFRNRGI from the coding sequence ATGCAGCAGTCCAAAATGCGCATTTTCTCAGGATCGTCGAATAAAGCGCTTACCGCCACGATATGCAAGCAGCTCGGTGTAGAACCCGGAAAGATCGAAATCTCGCGATTCAAAAGCGGGGAAGTATATGTCCACTATGAGGAGAGCATTCGGAACTGCGATGTGTTCCTGGTGCAGTCGCTGTCGCATCCGATCAATGAATTGTTTGTCGAGCTGCTCGTCATGATTGATGCGGCCAAGCGGGCTTCCGCCCATACCATTACAATTGTATTGCCTTATTACGGATATGCCCGGCAGGAAAGGAAGTCAGCGCCCCGCGAGCCGATCTCCGCAAAAATGGTTGCCGACGTTCTGACGACCGCTGGCGCAAGCCGGGTGGTCACGCTTGATCTGCATGCCCCCGCCATTCAGGGGTTCTTTAACATCCCCGTGGACCATCTGACGGCGCTTGATCTGATGACTGAATATTTGCTTTCAAAAAATATCCAGAATCCGGTCATCGTCTCCCCGGACGCGGGAAGAGCCTCCATGGCCGAGAAGCTGGCCAGCGGCATGGACTCTCCTTTTGCAATCATGATCAAGAAACGCCCGGCTCATAATCAATCTGTCATTACTCACGTCATTGGAGACGTGGAGGGCCGGACCCCGATTATTATCGAAGACCTGATCGATACCGGCTCCACGATTCTGCAGGTGGTGGAAGGGCTGAAGGAGCGGGGAGCGGGAGACGCTATTGTATGCGCCACGCACGGCTTGTTCTCGGATAAGGGGCTGGCGCGGCTGGATCATCCGAACATCCGGGAAGTCGTCATTACGGACTCGATCGAGCTTGCGGCTGAGGAGCTGCTTATCCCTAGGCTGCATATGCTCAGCGTAGCTCCGCTGTTCTCCCGGGCGATCCGTTACATTATGGAAGGCGGGTCCATTGCCACAATGTTCCGGAACCGGGGCATTTAA
- the trxB gene encoding thioredoxin-disulfide reductase: protein MYKSIIIGTGPSGLTAAIYLARANLKPLVIEGVQPGGQLTTTTEVENFPGFPEGILGPDLMDNMRKQAERFGAEFTSGWVEEVDFSKRPFTLKVDGGQTYQAETVIISTGASARYLGIPGEQENVGRGVSTCATCDGFFFRGKKIAVVGGGDSAMEEAGFLTRFASDVTLVHRREELRASKIMQDRVRSNEKVKWALNRLPLSVATDESGAVKGLMVRNNATNQEELVEADGVFIAIGHTPNTAFLGGQVKTDANGYIVVKPGTTQTNVPGVFACGDVQDTRYRQAITAAGSGCMAAMDCEKYLEGEMIHDWSVMLDS, encoded by the coding sequence ATGTATAAATCGATTATCATCGGAACAGGACCATCCGGATTAACTGCGGCCATCTACCTGGCCCGCGCCAACTTGAAGCCGCTCGTCATTGAAGGCGTACAGCCCGGCGGCCAATTAACGACAACTACGGAGGTCGAGAACTTCCCGGGTTTCCCGGAAGGAATTCTCGGTCCCGATCTGATGGACAATATGCGCAAGCAGGCGGAACGGTTTGGAGCCGAATTCACCAGCGGCTGGGTGGAGGAGGTCGATTTCTCCAAACGTCCTTTTACGTTAAAGGTGGACGGCGGTCAAACCTACCAGGCCGAAACCGTCATCATTTCGACTGGCGCTTCGGCCCGCTATCTCGGTATTCCGGGTGAACAGGAGAACGTCGGACGCGGCGTGAGCACCTGTGCTACCTGCGATGGATTCTTTTTCCGCGGGAAAAAGATTGCCGTCGTCGGCGGCGGCGACTCCGCGATGGAGGAGGCCGGCTTCCTGACCCGCTTTGCTTCGGACGTGACGCTGGTGCACCGCCGCGAGGAGCTGCGGGCGTCGAAGATTATGCAGGACCGCGTGCGGAGCAACGAGAAAGTGAAGTGGGCGCTGAACCGCCTGCCTCTCTCTGTGGCGACGGATGAGAGCGGCGCGGTTAAGGGTTTGATGGTCCGCAACAACGCGACCAATCAGGAAGAGCTGGTTGAAGCGGATGGCGTGTTTATTGCGATCGGACATACGCCGAACACCGCTTTTCTGGGCGGACAAGTGAAGACGGATGCTAACGGCTATATTGTCGTGAAACCGGGTACTACGCAGACCAACGTCCCGGGGGTGTTCGCTTGCGGAGACGTACAGGATACTCGTTACCGCCAAGCGATTACCGCAGCAGGTTCGGGCTGCATGGCGGCCATGGACTGCGAGAAATATCTCGAAGGCGAAATGATCCACGACTGGAGCGTTATGCTGGACAGCTGA
- a CDS encoding tetratricopeptide repeat protein yields the protein MDANFFFERAVSALERLRYDKALKYFRKAVEYEPDNPVNHCNMAGILSETGDYEGSNEVLSHVLTEVDDTMTECYFYMANNYANMDRFEEAEEALVTYLEKDPDGQFLAEAEEMMELLKYELNRPTKVGPIRSLQGTAEHDQARSMLERGEFKAAVKLLEKLLEEQPDFLAARNNLALGYYYMGMFGEAMAAIEDVLSRDPGNLHGLCNLAVFIQHDGDPETLQRLAEQLARIVPFHQEHVFKLATTMGILGRHEAAYGHFKRLLRDDEVNFDPCLFHYAAVAAFNIGRYQEAKALWKQAAKRDPESEVPGFYLARLEEYSQAEAGEGESLPAAARPDRISYQYGLPFEEQLRKWQKWGEGIPDQMKQDPLIRSSFFWGLRHGDARTKLQVIEAFSQIADSEVQEALRAFLMEPEEEKYLKDIALFALRSLGVNEPLPIVLEGKTETVDPGFVSARLPVWKPEWQAVLDEAKRRMVKRYNLLQLHDVETLWVEFITRSYPDVPSVSHLGGWAAALEYVTAKLHRRHVTFEEVAKRYGISVSTASRCTKRLDEVCGIKEKMNAMFPSG from the coding sequence ATGGACGCTAACTTTTTCTTCGAGAGAGCTGTTTCAGCATTGGAACGCTTGCGGTACGACAAGGCATTGAAATATTTTCGCAAAGCTGTGGAATATGAGCCGGACAATCCGGTTAATCATTGCAATATGGCTGGCATTTTGTCAGAGACCGGGGACTACGAGGGTTCGAACGAGGTGCTCTCGCACGTTTTAACCGAAGTAGACGATACAATGACGGAATGTTATTTCTACATGGCGAATAATTATGCCAATATGGATCGGTTCGAAGAGGCCGAGGAAGCGCTTGTGACTTATTTGGAGAAGGACCCGGACGGGCAGTTTCTGGCCGAAGCGGAGGAAATGATGGAGCTGCTGAAATATGAGCTGAACCGGCCGACGAAGGTCGGTCCGATTCGCTCGCTTCAGGGAACGGCAGAGCATGACCAGGCTCGCAGCATGCTGGAGCGCGGCGAGTTCAAGGCTGCAGTTAAGCTGCTGGAGAAGCTCCTGGAAGAGCAGCCCGATTTCCTGGCGGCCCGGAACAACCTTGCGCTTGGCTATTACTATATGGGGATGTTCGGTGAAGCCATGGCCGCGATTGAAGATGTGCTGAGCCGGGATCCCGGCAACCTGCACGGCCTTTGCAATCTGGCGGTCTTCATTCAGCATGATGGAGACCCGGAGACGCTGCAGCGGCTGGCAGAGCAGCTTGCACGTATTGTTCCCTTTCACCAGGAGCATGTATTCAAGCTGGCGACCACTATGGGAATTTTGGGCCGCCATGAAGCGGCTTACGGTCATTTCAAACGGCTGTTAAGAGACGATGAGGTCAATTTCGATCCCTGCTTGTTCCACTATGCGGCGGTTGCAGCCTTTAATATCGGCCGTTATCAAGAAGCGAAGGCGCTTTGGAAGCAGGCCGCCAAGCGGGACCCGGAATCGGAGGTGCCCGGCTTCTATCTGGCTCGCCTGGAGGAATACAGCCAGGCGGAGGCTGGGGAAGGCGAAAGCCTGCCGGCTGCCGCAAGGCCTGACCGGATCAGCTACCAATACGGGCTGCCGTTTGAGGAGCAGCTTCGCAAATGGCAGAAATGGGGAGAAGGCATCCCGGATCAAATGAAGCAGGATCCGCTGATCCGCTCTTCGTTCTTCTGGGGGCTGCGCCACGGCGATGCCCGTACGAAACTTCAGGTGATTGAAGCTTTCAGCCAGATCGCCGACAGTGAAGTCCAGGAAGCGCTTCGCGCTTTCCTGATGGAACCTGAGGAAGAGAAATATCTCAAGGACATCGCGCTGTTTGCGCTCCGCAGCCTGGGCGTCAACGAACCGCTGCCGATTGTGCTGGAAGGCAAAACGGAGACGGTGGACCCGGGTTTTGTCTCGGCCAGACTTCCGGTCTGGAAGCCGGAATGGCAGGCGGTGCTGGATGAAGCGAAACGGCGGATGGTGAAACGTTATAATTTGCTGCAGCTTCATGACGTGGAGACGCTTTGGGTGGAATTTATCACCCGGTCTTATCCGGACGTGCCGTCGGTCTCGCATCTTGGCGGATGGGCCGCTGCGCTGGAGTATGTGACGGCCAAGCTGCATCGGCGCCATGTGACGTTTGAGGAGGTAGCGAAGCGGTATGGCATTTCGGTATCAACGGCCAGCCGCTGCACCAAACGGCTTGATGAAGTGTGCGGAATCAAGGAAAAAATGAATGCAATGTTCCCTTCGGGTTAA
- a CDS encoding ABC transporter permease has translation MMLRALSADFLKIRGKGIWLLIVIAPLGLIAMQALNYGLRYDFMMKSYEGRLWEGLVMDNLFPFVPLALFLGATLVSSLLAGIEHQLSSWKQLLALPISRTAVFSAKYVLSVLLLAVSCLLLTLGTAVLGRVLGFPHELPYQELFTLSFWPLIGSLPLIAFQLWLSLTLKNQSLPVFLGIAMALGSLFTGNLGEYFPLNWPSMTLQSEHSGFYLGMGTGLGLLIMLLGLLHFTRKDVD, from the coding sequence TTGATGCTGCGCGCTTTATCCGCCGACTTTCTGAAGATTCGCGGCAAAGGCATCTGGCTGCTCATCGTCATTGCCCCGCTTGGGCTGATTGCTATGCAGGCTCTGAATTATGGACTCCGTTACGACTTTATGATGAAGTCCTATGAAGGACGTCTGTGGGAAGGACTGGTCATGGACAATCTATTCCCTTTCGTCCCGCTTGCTCTGTTCCTTGGCGCTACGCTGGTCAGCTCGCTGCTGGCCGGCATAGAACATCAGCTCAGCTCCTGGAAGCAGCTGCTGGCTCTGCCGATCTCCCGTACTGCCGTCTTCAGCGCCAAATACGTCCTGTCAGTTCTGCTGCTGGCCGTATCCTGCCTGCTGTTGACGCTTGGGACGGCCGTTTTGGGACGGGTTCTCGGGTTCCCACATGAACTGCCTTACCAAGAGCTCTTTACACTCAGCTTTTGGCCCTTGATCGGCTCCCTGCCCTTGATCGCTTTCCAGCTGTGGCTTTCGCTGACGCTGAAGAATCAGTCGCTCCCGGTTTTCCTCGGGATCGCCATGGCGCTTGGCTCCTTGTTCACTGGCAATCTGGGCGAATATTTCCCGCTCAACTGGCCTTCCATGACGCTCCAAAGCGAACACTCCGGCTTCTACCTGGGCATGGGTACCGGCCTCGGATTACTGATCATGCTGCTGGGCCTGCTGCATTTTACGCGGAAGGATGTGGACTGA